The genomic window CCTATGCCATATAAATAAAAAAGTCCCAGCTGATTTTTTGCCTGTGGTATTTTTTGTGCCGCTTTTTGCATTAAGCTAAATGCATTTTTAGGTTGCTTATTAATACCTTGGCCAACTAAATAAAGTTTCGCCAGTCGGTATTGTGCTTCAGCTTCACCACTATTTGCCATGATCTGATACAATTCCGCCGCTTTAATAAGATCTTTCTTTATACCAATACCTTTTTCATAATAATAAGCGACTTTCATACTTGCATCAGCATAACCAGCATCCGCTAATACCTCATACCACTGCCTAGCTAAAATAGCATTCTGCTCTACTCCATAGCCATGTTGATAAAAATCGGCAAGATGATACTGGGCATCGATATGTCCTTGCTCTGCCGCTCGCTTATACCAATAAAAAGCCTGATAATTATTTTTTTCTAAATACTCTCCATCATCATAAATAAATCCCATATTATATTGAGCAATAGCATCACCGTTATATGCTGCACGCCGATATAATTCAATGGCATAAGCCGGATTTTTTTCGACCCCATAGCCTTTCTCATAAATCTGGGCTAAATTATTCAATGCGCCTAAATCACCTAAATCTGCACTTTTCTCATACCACTCTCTGGCTTTCTTATAATCTTTACTAACACCAAATCCATTCTGGTATAAATATCCCAGAACAAATTGAGCATAAGCATCCTGCTGCAAAGCGGCTTTTTCATACCAATTTTTAGCTTGTTTATAATCTATATCTACCCCTAAACCGACAGTATACATATAACCTAAACCAGATTGAGCATAAGGATCACCTTTGTTTGCACCTCGCTGCAACCATGTTATGGCAGCTTTATAATCTTTTTTTCTTTGATTAATCACTCCCATATAATAAAAGGCATCACTATTGCCTTTTTTAATTGCTTTTTCGAACCAAAAATTAGCTTTCCCAATGTCTTCCTGTATATCTTTGGAGCCATAAAGATAAGTTATTGCAACATTCATTATCGCATTCATGTCACCTTGAGAGGCTTTTTTTAATTGTTGGGCAAACGAGTCGCTTTTCTCTTGTTCAACGGATTGCGTATTAATTGCTATATTCATGTCAATTTGTGGCAAAACATCACTCTTTGCCAACGAAAAATTTAATAATATCAAGCAAGTTATAAATAATTCTTTTTTCATTAAGTTCACTATCCAAATATTGATTTGAACCAAAAAGCACGAGGATAAAAACTATATTACAAAACAGAAAATGTTAATAATATTTTTACATTTTTAAAACAAAATCACACTTGACACAATTGGATTAAATAAATTTTATTCCTATTCACATCCCTTATTTACTAATACTCATTACTATGCCCAAATTTACTAAACTATCTACTGGATTTTGGGTGATAAAACTGACTAACTCAATAAAAAAGGAAATTTTTCTTTCCTTCCATTAATTTCGTTTAATTTTCTAAATAATTCAAACATTATGCAATCAAATCAGAAATTGATAAGCCACCAACAATTAATAATAATGAGAAAATAGCAAAATATAATCAAAATATTTTGTTTTTATTATATGCTAATGTTTTATTTTTTTTAGTTAATATATCTAGCGATTTAAATAGTCTTAATTACATAGTTAAATATATTTAAATCTTAATTAAATTCAATTGTAATATAATACTACTCTGTTTTACTAAAAGAGTTTTTTATTAGTAAATAATTAGAAAAATTTATTAAAAAAATTCTTAAGATTGGTAGAGCAATTGAAATATTAGATCGCTTGAGTTAATCATAATCAATGAAATATAAAAACCCTCTTTTTATAGAGGGTTAAGAAATAAATAATTATTTATCCATGATAATATTATAGTATTCTGAAAATATGCTTGGATTTTTTTTAACTGATAAGATAAAAAATTTTCTGTTTCATTTCTCATGTTATTAAATTGTAGTTTTAATTTCATAGCTATATCTTGTTCTTCTTCATTAGCTGTAAATGATTGCTGCTGGAATTCAGTTAAAGATGAAATTATATTACTAAAATAATCAAAACACTTCATTTTAGCCCTAATATAGGTATGCAATAATTCTTTATCTTCAGCTAAGTTATTTAGTATATCTGAAGAAAACTCTGCTATCCCTAAACGTTCTTGATTACCCGCTGTAACACCAGTAATATCAAATCCTCTTTTTTTTTCATTATTAATAGTCAACTTAACATTATCCTGCATAAATTGCAAAATCTGCTCTTTTCCTACATTACTACCGATATCTAAATATTGAGAACCATTAATTAAAGGTATCTTTAATGCATTATGTAATTCAATCATTGGATCAGAAAAAATAGTAAATTTATGGCTAAATAGATTACCTACTGAAAAAGTCACTTCATTATTATTAATTATTTCTAACTGAAAATTTACCTTCTTTTCTTTGACAAACTCTATAAAGGCAAAAATCTTCTCATAAACGACTCTAGGCGCTGGTATAGAATTATCCCTGTTTGATTGATATAAATCTAATTTTTCTTGTTTAATCTCTTGTTCTATTTTTTCTTGTATTTTTTCATCAATAATGCATTGATTATTCAATGAAAACCAATTTTTTAACAATTGTGATAATTCATCATTATTATGCATCAAATCTTGTGATGCTTTATCTATATGTATAGATTGAGTATGCAAAAAATTTCTAAAACGGACAGAAAAAATGTTCATAAATATATCCTTAAAAATAATTTCCATGTAAATAAAAATACTCGGCTTAACTATTTTACAGATATAAATAAAATGGTATTTATATTTAAAAACCAATTTTTTATAAAAAAAAATTTCACAGTAATAAATAATCATTAATTATCACTTTGCATGGATTTATTTAAAATAAAAATTAATCTGCACGATATGGAGATAATGCTATGTTCAATAACCTGAAATATAAAATAAAATATAAACTAAAAAGAACATTCATGAATGAATGCTCTTTTTGGTAAAAAATTCAAATCACTAATATAAATACTATATTTCCTTCATTAGAGTATTACAATGTTCAATAATATTTTCTGTATCTATATTCTTTTGATTAAATAAATTCAATAAGGTTTGCTCGGTATTCTCCCTAACTTTATCAAATTCATCCTTCAAATTTTGTGCCATTTCAAGAGAATTGTGACAAGCCAGTTCAGAAAAAATTGATGATAAAGAGGAAGCAGTCGCAGAAAAATAATCAAAACATTTCATTTTTGCCATAATAAAAGAGTGCAAGAACTGCTTATTTTCCATCAGTTTTTGCCGTACCTCTAAAGAAAATTTAGCGATATCTAAACGTTCTTGATTTTTGTCTTCAATTCCTTGCAGCCTAAAACTTTGCGGATCATTATTATCTATAACCAATGCTAATTCTTGCTGCATAAAAGAATGGATCTCTTCTTCTGACATACTATTTTTTGTAGCCAAGTATTCAGAAGAATTTGTTAAAGGCACTTTCATTGCACAAAATAACTCATACATCGGATCGCCAAACCAAATAGATTCCTTATTCAGTAAATCTTTTACTGATATAGTTATTTGACTAAAACCATTATAGGAGTCAAGACTTGACATATCCAAATATGGAGAGAGTTGTATTTTAAAATCATGCCGATGTGTTTCACCTGCCAATGTAGCAAGCCTAATAAATGCTGATAGTTTAGCATAAACCGTGTCGGTATTATCAATAGATTGTTGATGGGACAAAGTTTGCAAATGTTGCTCAATTTCATCTTTATCAGACGGATCACACCATTTCTCCATGGATATAGATAACTTATCAAATTTATTTGCTGTTGCTGATTGTTCTGCTTTATTTTTCGAATTAGCTGTAGAACTAAAAAAACTTTTAATACCATCAATGATATTTATATTACTCATTTACATCTTCTTAGAAATTAATTTCAATAAAATAAAAATACACCATATTTTCCCTAACAAGAATAGTAACTTATTAAAATACGAATAATACTAGAAAACGATTATCTAATAATCTGTTCAAGTCTCACTAGTTTAGTAAACAAATTAATTAAATTATTATATTACAATCATAAATATCTTATTTTATGTCTGACTAGTATTATTAATCGATTAATGAAAAAATATTTAGCTAATTATTATTCAACAACAATTATATTTAGCTAAAGAATAGGGTTTTGGAATAAATATAGTCCAGTAAAAAATTTTTGCCTAACAAAAAAATCAACTCCTCCGATGAGAATTTATTCCTATTTCGTTCATAATAAATAGAAATTTATTCTAATTGAGAGCGCTAATACTATGAGCAAAATAACAATAAATAACAACAAACGCAAAATTAAAACCTCTAATAATCACTTACCATCAGCCTCGCAAGTTCAATCATTAAGTCGAGGTTTGACCCTATTGAAATATATTTCTACCTCGGTAGGTGGGGTATCACTGACTGATCTAGCCATTCAAGCAGGATTTGCGAACTCAACAACCCATCGCTTATTAGAAACATTGAAACAGCATGGTTTCATACGTCAAATCGGTGAGCTCGGTTTATGGGTCATTGCTGCAAACGCATTCATTATTGGTAGTGGCTTCCTAAAAAATCGTAATTTCTTAGCGACTGTGCATCCAATCTTGCGGAAATTAATGCAAAAATCTGGTGAAACAGTAAATCTTGCTATCTTAGATCGGACAAAATATGACGCAGTGATTGTAGATCAAGTGCAATGTAATGCTTTGATGAGAATGTCTGCACCCATTGGCGGCAAATTACCTATGCATGCTTCTGGAGCAGGCAAAGCATTATTAGCTGCTTTACCTAAATCACAACGACTTTCTTTACTAGAAAAACAGAAATTACACGCCTACACGCCTTATACGTTAACTTCACCTTCAGCGCTCGAAGAAAATTTTAGCGATATCCGCACAAAAGGATTTTCATATGATAATCAGGAACATGCTTTAGGCCTACGTTGTATCGGTGCCTGTATTTATGATGAATACCAAGAAGTTTTTGCTGCTGTTTCCATCTCAGGCCCGAGTTCTCGAATTACAAATGATCGCATTAACGAATTAGGTAGTACTATTTTACAAGCAGCAAAACAGATCAGTCATGAATATGGTGCTATTCATTAAAAATTTCTTAAATTAGCGATTTGTTAATTAATCTTTAAGAATTAATTAGATATGCTATTTATATTATATATGTAACTATACTTGCTTATATTAAAAGGTGCGTTGACAAAACCTTTGCTTTACTGGATAAGCAAAAACATCGGCTATATACCCCTGACATATTTTTTCTTGTAAAGATTGCCAATATTCTGTACTAAATAGATCAGCATGGTACATTTCAAAATATTTTCTAATAGCTGGATCATTACAAAGAAAATGGCGAAACTCTTCTGGAAATACATCATGTTCAGCAACACTATACCATGGTTCGTCAGCCATCTCTTGCTCCGGATAAAGCGGCTCTGGTATTTTACGAAAATTCATTTCAGTCATATAGCAAATTTCATCATAATCGTAAAAAACCACTCGTCTATGACGAGTAACACCAAAATTTTTAAACAACATATCACCTGGAAAAATATTTGCTGCCGCTAATTGTTTGATAGCATTACCATAATCTTCAATGATCCATTTTAATTCCTCACCTCTAACTTGATCGGTGTAAATATTTAGCGGGATCATCTTTCGTTCCATATAGAGATGACGGATCAAAATCTTATCGCCTAAATCTTGAAGTTTGGAGGGTATTTCACGCCATAGTTCCGCCATCAATTCTTCACTGATATGTTTTTTAGCGATAACAAAATTTTCAAACTCTTGGGTATCCGCCATTCTACCAACCCGATCATGCTCTTTAACTATCCGATAGCATGCTCTTACACGCTCCTGCGTAACTTGCTTTGGTGGCAAAAAACGATCTTTAATCACTTTAAAAACTCGTCCAAAAGAAGGGGAAGTAAAAACTAGCATTACCATCCCTTTGATGCCAGGAGCAATAATAAACTGCTCTTGTGAAAAGTTTATAAAAGCTAGATATTCTCGATAATACTCGGTTTTTCCATGTTTCTGACAACCTATTGACATATACAATTCGGCAATCGACTTTCCTGGTAAAATATCTCTTAACCAAAAAACCAAAGCAGCAGGAAATGGAACATACACCATAAAATAGGAACGGGCAAAACCAAATATAATACTGGCATTGTTATAATTAGTCAGACAAGTATCAACATAAGTACCACCTTGCTCATTATTATGAATTGGCAATAAAAATGGATAAACGATTTTGCCAATCATTATTTTACCTACTACCCACGCCGCTTTATTACGATAAAATAATTCATTTGCTATCTCAAATTTGACGCCAGCTAATTGTTCAGCAGAAAACGTCCTTTTAAGATAGTTAACTATATAATTCACATCTCTTGGTAAATCTTCCCACGCTAGACGGAATGGAATATCTATTAAAATATTTTCTATTGTTTTTTTAAGCCCCATATGAATAGAAAAACAGCGGGATAGTGGGCGTGGGGTATCACAAAAACGATTTACTGGCTGTGAAGTAAAAATAAATAAATTATCAGGTGTCAGATCACAATGCTGAAATAATCGACAATAAACTGAATTAAAAAAACTTTCCGCAATTTCAAAACGTGGGTAATCTTCTAACAGTCTAATATATCGCTGCTTAATTTCAGCTAATAATTGCTTATTAAATTCAGCGGTTAAATTCATCTGGCCAAGTTGTTTAACAACCAGATCAACATGATGATCATAAAGATTAATTCGCTTTTTCATCGCTTCTTGTACACCGTGCCAATCAGCATCCTCAAAACGTTGCTGGGCACTTGATGTTACTTCCAAAAAACGGCCATACTGCGCATCAAAGCCTTGTAAAATTGTCTCGGCAATTAA from Arsenophonus sp. aPb includes these protein-coding regions:
- the aceK gene encoding bifunctional isocitrate dehydrogenase kinase/phosphatase produces the protein MTLSSAELIAETILQGFDAQYGRFLEVTSSAQQRFEDADWHGVQEAMKKRINLYDHHVDLVVKQLGQMNLTAEFNKQLLAEIKQRYIRLLEDYPRFEIAESFFNSVYCRLFQHCDLTPDNLFIFTSQPVNRFCDTPRPLSRCFSIHMGLKKTIENILIDIPFRLAWEDLPRDVNYIVNYLKRTFSAEQLAGVKFEIANELFYRNKAAWVVGKIMIGKIVYPFLLPIHNNEQGGTYVDTCLTNYNNASIIFGFARSYFMVYVPFPAALVFWLRDILPGKSIAELYMSIGCQKHGKTEYYREYLAFINFSQEQFIIAPGIKGMVMLVFTSPSFGRVFKVIKDRFLPPKQVTQERVRACYRIVKEHDRVGRMADTQEFENFVIAKKHISEELMAELWREIPSKLQDLGDKILIRHLYMERKMIPLNIYTDQVRGEELKWIIEDYGNAIKQLAAANIFPGDMLFKNFGVTRHRRVVFYDYDEICYMTEMNFRKIPEPLYPEQEMADEPWYSVAEHDVFPEEFRHFLCNDPAIRKYFEMYHADLFSTEYWQSLQEKICQGYIADVFAYPVKQRFCQRTF
- a CDS encoding tetratricopeptide repeat protein translates to MKKELFITCLILLNFSLAKSDVLPQIDMNIAINTQSVEQEKSDSFAQQLKKASQGDMNAIMNVAITYLYGSKDIQEDIGKANFWFEKAIKKGNSDAFYYMGVINQRKKDYKAAITWLQRGANKGDPYAQSGLGYMYTVGLGVDIDYKQAKNWYEKAALQQDAYAQFVLGYLYQNGFGVSKDYKKAREWYEKSADLGDLGALNNLAQIYEKGYGVEKNPAYAIELYRRAAYNGDAIAQYNMGFIYDDGEYLEKNNYQAFYWYKRAAEQGHIDAQYHLADFYQHGYGVEQNAILARQWYEVLADAGYADASMKVAYYYEKGIGIKKDLIKAAELYQIMANSGEAEAQYRLAKLYLVGQGINKQPKNAFSLMQKAAQKIPQAKNQLGLFYLYGIGTEKNPQKASELFLSAAYKQESDAQNNLAVLYATGQGIRKNIFRAIMWFATAAKLNNITAKENLKQLQTNLVVKSTDLKLSEKYD
- the iclR gene encoding glyoxylate bypass operon transcriptional repressor IclR → MSKITINNNKRKIKTSNNHLPSASQVQSLSRGLTLLKYISTSVGGVSLTDLAIQAGFANSTTHRLLETLKQHGFIRQIGELGLWVIAANAFIIGSGFLKNRNFLATVHPILRKLMQKSGETVNLAILDRTKYDAVIVDQVQCNALMRMSAPIGGKLPMHASGAGKALLAALPKSQRLSLLEKQKLHAYTPYTLTSPSALEENFSDIRTKGFSYDNQEHALGLRCIGACIYDEYQEVFAAVSISGPSSRITNDRINELGSTILQAAKQISHEYGAIH